In Chlamydiota bacterium, a genomic segment contains:
- the infB gene encoding translation initiation factor IF-2 → MRVHELAKELAISSKVLIEDLKVLGFEAKNHMSALDPKIVEKIRARKKEIHVDVSSKEKTSSDVKKNGVFKSEESIQPSETLKNAEKKATDSEKPILESPLSEPSSDKKNLEIALPMTVRDFAGKVGVSPNVVISKLIELGEMLGLNQFLTDQDMVSLLAGEYGFKIQFVSGGERASSQGSKDEEVEKPVHLTPRPPVVTFMGHVDHGKTSLLDQIRKTKLAERESGGITQHMGAYQVDLKRGGITFLDTPGHEAFTLMRARGAQVTDIVVLVIAADDGMMPQTLEALDHCRAAGVPIIVAINKMDRPGVTSDKVKRQLSEKNLLPEDWGGQTIVCEVSAKTGAGIDHLLEMILLQAEIMELKADSTLKARGIVIESELSKERGATATLLVRQGTFKVGDAVICGAVSGRIKALYDDQGKLIEKAGPSTPVELLGLSEVPEIGIELKVAKNEKIARQLAEKKKEELNAGAFISPKKVTLEDIFQQISEKRLKELRLILKADVQGSLEALHSCLANLKSEQVELKFIHDGVGEITENDVMLASASGAIIIGFHVKISVKTRDLAKKEGVDIRLYSIIYEIADHVKKALEGLLEPIESEVVVGHALVRQVFDLSKYGKIAGCGITDGKVLRSSKVRVIRNNDTVFEGMIQSLKRFKDEVKEVREGSECGIRLNSFEEIQEGDTLEFFDIEKTAQKL, encoded by the coding sequence ATGAGAGTTCATGAGCTGGCCAAAGAGCTAGCGATTTCAAGCAAGGTTTTGATTGAGGATTTAAAGGTGCTGGGTTTTGAAGCTAAAAACCATATGAGCGCTTTGGATCCAAAAATCGTTGAAAAAATTCGTGCTAGAAAAAAAGAAATTCACGTGGATGTTTCTTCTAAAGAAAAAACTTCTTCGGATGTGAAGAAAAATGGAGTTTTCAAATCTGAAGAATCCATTCAACCTTCCGAGACCCTAAAAAACGCTGAAAAAAAAGCAACAGATTCTGAGAAGCCTATTTTAGAAAGCCCTCTTTCAGAGCCTTCTTCTGATAAAAAAAATCTTGAGATTGCCCTTCCCATGACGGTCAGGGATTTCGCTGGGAAAGTAGGAGTTTCGCCCAATGTGGTGATTTCAAAGTTGATTGAATTAGGAGAAATGCTGGGGCTCAATCAATTTTTGACAGATCAAGATATGGTGAGTCTTTTAGCAGGCGAATATGGTTTTAAAATTCAGTTTGTCTCTGGTGGCGAGAGGGCTTCTTCTCAAGGATCGAAGGATGAAGAAGTCGAAAAGCCGGTTCATCTAACGCCTCGCCCTCCTGTGGTTACCTTTATGGGGCATGTGGATCATGGAAAAACATCGCTTTTGGATCAAATTCGTAAGACAAAGTTGGCTGAGAGAGAGTCAGGGGGTATTACACAACATATGGGCGCCTATCAAGTTGATCTTAAGCGAGGGGGAATTACCTTCTTAGATACTCCAGGTCACGAGGCTTTTACTTTGATGCGGGCTCGAGGGGCTCAGGTGACCGACATTGTTGTCTTGGTTATTGCGGCGGATGATGGAATGATGCCTCAAACATTAGAGGCGCTTGATCATTGTCGGGCTGCGGGCGTTCCCATTATCGTTGCGATTAATAAAATGGATCGGCCGGGTGTCACTTCAGATAAGGTAAAAAGGCAATTGTCGGAAAAGAATTTGCTTCCTGAGGATTGGGGAGGACAGACTATCGTCTGCGAGGTTTCAGCAAAAACAGGTGCGGGAATTGATCATCTTCTTGAAATGATTTTACTTCAGGCTGAAATCATGGAGCTTAAAGCCGATTCAACTTTAAAGGCAAGAGGCATTGTGATTGAATCAGAATTATCGAAAGAGAGAGGGGCAACGGCTACCCTTTTGGTGCGTCAGGGAACTTTTAAGGTAGGGGATGCCGTGATTTGTGGCGCAGTTTCGGGTCGAATTAAGGCTCTCTATGATGATCAAGGAAAATTGATCGAGAAGGCAGGACCTTCAACCCCTGTTGAGCTATTGGGCCTCTCGGAAGTTCCAGAAATTGGGATTGAACTTAAAGTGGCTAAGAATGAAAAAATCGCTCGCCAACTTGCAGAGAAGAAAAAAGAAGAATTAAATGCAGGGGCTTTCATTTCTCCCAAGAAGGTGACACTGGAGGATATTTTTCAACAGATTTCAGAGAAAAGACTTAAAGAGTTACGTCTTATTCTTAAGGCAGATGTTCAGGGCTCTTTGGAGGCGTTACATTCGTGTTTGGCAAACTTAAAGAGTGAGCAGGTAGAATTAAAATTTATTCATGATGGGGTGGGGGAGATTACGGAAAATGATGTCATGCTGGCCAGTGCTTCGGGAGCGATTATCATTGGATTCCATGTCAAGATCTCTGTTAAAACACGGGATCTTGCCAAAAAAGAAGGGGTTGATATTCGTCTTTATTCAATTATTTATGAGATTGCAGATCACGTGAAGAAGGCTCTAGAAGGCTTGTTGGAGCCCATTGAGAGTGAGGTTGTGGTGGGGCATGCGCTTGTTCGACAAGTTTTTGATCTTTCAAAATATGGTAAAATTGCTGGCTGCGGCATTACGGACGGGAAGGTGTTGAGATCTTCCAAAGTTCGGGTGATTCGCAACAATGACACTGTTTTCGAAGGCATGATTCAATCCCTCAAGAGGTTTAAGGACGAGGTTAAGGAAGTCCGCGAAGGTTCAGAATGTGGAATTCGTTTAAACAGTTTTGAAGAGATTCAAGAAGGGGATACCTTAGAATTTTTTGATATCGAAAAAACTGCCCAGAAATTGTAA
- the rbfA gene encoding 30S ribosome-binding factor RbfA, with protein sequence MKHRIPRVNELIRREISDMLQKDFYDAPNQMVTVTEVRTSKDLRNAKVFVSVYEVDSKKESIMSKIRKKALAIQRELGARIRLRYTPALHFELDETGEQVDHLDQIFKKLNM encoded by the coding sequence ATGAAACATCGGATTCCCCGTGTCAATGAGCTGATTCGACGTGAAATCAGTGATATGCTGCAAAAGGATTTTTACGATGCCCCAAATCAAATGGTCACCGTGACCGAGGTTCGAACTTCTAAGGACTTACGCAATGCCAAAGTTTTTGTGAGTGTTTATGAAGTGGATTCCAAGAAAGAATCCATCATGAGTAAGATTCGGAAAAAAGCATTGGCCATTCAGAGGGAATTGGGAGCTCGTATTCGTTTAAGATATACACCGGCACTTCATTTTGAATTGGATGAAACAGGGGAGCAAGTAGATCATCTTGATCAGATTTTTAAAAAGTTGAATATGTAA
- a CDS encoding PIN domain-containing protein gives MAGKDIKIFLDSNVILSGLFSERGAPRLILDLLSLGLPRFQGLTGRYNLIEIERNIKKKMPQVWTFYEKFFLKLNFKIVPIPSLEEIKAFQGHIAEKDVPVLASAFRGKADFLVTGDRKDFQGLKGKDYPFKIVSPSEFLGEVLHLLQG, from the coding sequence ATGGCCGGAAAAGACATTAAAATTTTTTTGGATTCCAATGTCATTTTGTCGGGTCTTTTCTCTGAAAGGGGTGCTCCACGACTGATTCTTGATCTATTGTCCTTGGGGCTTCCCCGTTTTCAAGGGTTGACAGGGCGCTATAACTTGATAGAAATTGAAAGAAATATCAAAAAGAAAATGCCTCAGGTGTGGACTTTCTATGAGAAGTTTTTTCTTAAACTGAATTTTAAAATTGTTCCGATCCCCTCTTTGGAAGAGATAAAGGCTTTTCAAGGTCATATTGCCGAAAAGGATGTTCCCGTCCTGGCTTCCGCTTTCAGAGGGAAAGCGGATTTTCTCGTGACGGGAGATCGTAAGGATTTTCAGGGTCTTAAAGGGAAGGATTATCCATTCAAAATTGTATCCCCTTCAGAGTTTTTAGGAGAAGTCTTACATCTTCTTCAAGGTTAA
- the nusA gene encoding transcription termination/antitermination protein NusA, whose amino-acid sequence MNGELLNVLDFLEREKGIKREILIKAVESSLLSASRKGLGAQKNTVVIVDPKTGDIKAVNKMLVVEKVVNSKEELSLEQAKQYKNNPKIGDEIDIEITPKNFGRIAAQIAKQVIIQKIREAEKDILFNEYKERTGDLVTGIVRRYERRNVVVDLGKCEAILPVREQCPTEKYPIGSRVRAYVMEVKDNPKTLEVILSRTHAGLLKNLFELEIPEISDGIVEIKAVAREAGFRSKVAVHSSSEKIDPVGACVGMRGERIKNIVRELNGEKIDIVLWNPDHAVFVGNAISPAKLKKVYVSEPGKKVEILVEPDQLSLAIGRKGQNARLCAKLTGYHIDILADRVTPIEGAPKEKPEVVFSAGERAEEAPSGLSLSEVQGLEEGILKSLRQTGYRTVEEVLRLPPVELSKVVGLDEAQAIRVLEWAKKLLEDRNTKVIK is encoded by the coding sequence ATGAATGGCGAGTTGTTAAATGTATTAGATTTTTTGGAGCGAGAGAAGGGGATTAAAAGAGAGATTCTTATTAAAGCAGTTGAATCCTCCCTTCTCTCAGCTTCTCGGAAAGGTCTGGGGGCTCAGAAAAACACGGTCGTTATTGTCGATCCTAAGACAGGTGATATCAAGGCCGTTAATAAGATGTTGGTGGTTGAAAAAGTTGTTAATTCAAAAGAAGAATTATCCTTGGAACAAGCGAAGCAGTATAAAAATAATCCCAAAATTGGAGATGAAATCGATATCGAAATTACTCCAAAGAATTTTGGAAGAATTGCAGCTCAAATTGCCAAGCAAGTCATTATCCAGAAAATCAGAGAAGCTGAGAAAGATATTCTTTTTAACGAATATAAAGAACGTACGGGTGATTTAGTTACGGGAATTGTCAGGCGCTATGAGCGTCGCAATGTCGTTGTGGATTTGGGTAAATGTGAAGCGATTCTTCCAGTGCGCGAGCAATGTCCCACTGAAAAATATCCCATAGGCTCTCGCGTGAGGGCGTATGTGATGGAGGTTAAAGATAATCCCAAAACGCTGGAAGTCATTCTTTCTAGAACCCATGCAGGTTTATTGAAGAATCTTTTTGAGTTGGAGATTCCAGAAATTTCGGATGGAATTGTTGAGATTAAAGCCGTTGCTCGAGAAGCGGGTTTTCGTTCAAAGGTGGCTGTCCATTCCTCTTCGGAAAAAATTGATCCTGTGGGAGCCTGCGTCGGAATGCGTGGGGAGAGAATTAAAAATATTGTACGAGAACTGAATGGTGAAAAGATTGATATTGTTCTTTGGAATCCGGATCACGCTGTTTTTGTAGGAAATGCCATCAGTCCTGCGAAACTAAAGAAGGTTTATGTCTCTGAACCTGGGAAAAAAGTCGAAATTTTAGTTGAACCTGATCAACTTTCTCTTGCGATTGGCAGGAAAGGGCAGAATGCCAGACTGTGTGCAAAACTAACAGGGTATCACATTGATATTTTGGCGGATCGTGTAACCCCTATCGAAGGAGCACCGAAAGAGAAACCCGAGGTTGTGTTTTCGGCCGGGGAACGTGCGGAAGAGGCTCCCTCAGGACTCAGTCTTTCTGAGGTTCAGGGATTGGAAGAAGGGATTTTAAAAAGTTTAAGACAAACAGGCTATCGAACCGTAGAGGAAGTTTTACGTTTGCCTCCTGTTGAACTTTCAAAAGTGGTTGGATTAGATGAGGCTCAAGCCATAAGAGTTTTGGAGTGGGCGAAAAAGTTATTAGAAGATCGCAATACCAAGGTCATAAAATGA
- a CDS encoding ATP-binding protein, protein MNRTLDLSHYKYSLFLLGPRQVGKTYLLKNTLSPDLMINLLSQSEFIRYSKDISLLSKEISALKKEKVQVVIDEIQRLPELLNEVHLVLESSKNVQFILTGSSARKLRRSGVNLLGGRALTLHLHPLTHEELAEAFHLEEVLQYGSLPKIVLEENPRERKRLLKSYAETYLKEEIQQEALTRNIPAFARFLELAAFENGNLLNFNSIAREVGVHSKTIKEYFQILEDTLIGFFLYPYTPSPRKKLVLHPKFYFFDRGIVTALRNELSVSLISGTPPYGYAFEHWIVTEMRRLLEYREREVRLSFLRTSDGAEIDIILEWADGKKWAIEIKASSIPQTSQLRGLKSLMQDHPFDRTLCVSLTPRAYHLDSIEVLPWKTFFEEI, encoded by the coding sequence ATGAACCGAACTTTGGACTTATCTCATTACAAGTATTCTCTCTTTCTCCTTGGACCCCGCCAAGTTGGGAAAACTTATTTACTAAAAAATACCCTTTCTCCAGATCTTATGATTAATCTTCTTTCACAATCTGAATTTATAAGATATAGCAAAGATATTTCCCTCCTCTCGAAAGAAATTTCAGCGCTTAAAAAAGAAAAAGTTCAGGTGGTCATTGATGAGATCCAGCGCCTTCCAGAGCTTTTGAATGAAGTCCATTTGGTTTTGGAAAGTTCAAAAAATGTCCAATTTATTTTAACAGGTTCAAGCGCCCGAAAACTTCGCCGCTCAGGGGTCAATCTTCTGGGTGGACGGGCCTTGACTCTCCATTTACATCCCCTTACCCATGAAGAATTGGCAGAAGCATTTCATCTTGAGGAAGTCCTTCAATACGGAAGCCTCCCAAAAATTGTCCTCGAAGAAAATCCGAGAGAGCGGAAGCGTTTGCTTAAAAGTTATGCGGAAACTTATCTAAAAGAAGAGATTCAACAAGAAGCCCTGACTCGAAACATTCCGGCCTTTGCGCGGTTTCTGGAATTGGCCGCGTTTGAAAACGGAAATCTCCTCAATTTTAATTCTATTGCAAGAGAGGTGGGTGTCCATTCAAAAACGATTAAGGAATATTTTCAGATTTTAGAAGACACCCTGATTGGATTTTTTCTCTACCCCTACACACCTTCTCCTCGAAAGAAATTGGTTTTACATCCTAAATTCTATTTCTTTGATCGCGGCATTGTAACGGCCTTGAGAAATGAACTCTCCGTCTCTCTCATTTCAGGAACACCTCCCTATGGTTATGCCTTTGAACATTGGATTGTAACCGAGATGAGGCGACTCTTGGAATATCGCGAGCGAGAAGTCCGGTTGAGCTTCCTAAGAACATCAGATGGAGCTGAAATCGACATCATCCTCGAATGGGCGGATGGGAAAAAATGGGCTATTGAAATCAAAGCCAGCTCAATTCCCCAAACATCTCAGTTGAGAGGTTTGAAAAGTTTGATGCAAGATCACCCTTTTGATAGAACCCTTTGCGTTAGCCTCACTCCAAGGGCCTATCACCTTGATTCTATCGAAGTTTTGCCTTGGAAAACTTTCTTCGAGGAGATTTAG
- a CDS encoding AbrB/MazE/SpoVT family DNA-binding domain-containing protein — protein MLPAQSFVAEVKSRGQLTIPKKIRDQGYLEEGQVVSIIPLGDAFLVSPKMLELNEARRELRRLLKSSGRSLEELLEGLKETRETLYQERYGRKRH, from the coding sequence ATGTTGCCAGCACAATCTTTTGTTGCTGAAGTGAAGTCCAGAGGGCAGTTGACTATTCCCAAGAAGATTCGGGATCAGGGCTACTTGGAAGAAGGGCAAGTGGTTTCGATTATTCCCTTGGGAGATGCCTTTTTAGTGAGCCCTAAGATGTTAGAGCTGAATGAAGCTCGAAGGGAATTAAGACGATTGCTGAAATCCTCTGGACGAAGTCTCGAAGAGTTATTGGAGGGTTTGAAAGAGACCCGAGAAACCCTCTATCAGGAACGGTATGGCCGGAAAAGACATTAG
- the rpsO gene encoding 30S ribosomal protein S15 — MSLEKSKKEEIKQTYRVHEKDSGSPEVQVALLTERINGLTKHLQGHVKDHSSRRGLLKMVGHRRRLLDYLNKQDTDRYQSLVGKLNLRK, encoded by the coding sequence ATGTCGTTAGAAAAGAGTAAAAAGGAAGAAATTAAACAAACTTATCGAGTTCATGAGAAGGATTCGGGCTCTCCAGAGGTTCAAGTTGCCTTGTTGACCGAAAGGATTAATGGCCTGACCAAACATCTTCAAGGACATGTGAAAGATCATAGTTCTCGCAGAGGTCTTTTAAAGATGGTAGGTCACAGGAGACGTCTTTTGGATTATCTCAACAAGCAAGATACGGATCGCTATCAAAGTCTGGTAGGGAAGCTTAATTTAAGAAAATAA
- a CDS encoding bifunctional riboflavin kinase/FAD synthetase — translation MRVIEGLNNSKEIKQPCLVTLGNFDGVHLGHQRIVQELVKRARQSKASSVLVTFNPHPRKVLDPHTPLQMITSLEEKIRLVGKLDVDQMVIIPFDLGFSRISAESFVRDILFPSLKFLELIVGRNFSFGRGRQGNVDLLKRLSVELGYKIDFVEPVQAGEKVVSSSLIRQLIHHGNFKEIPKFLGRPYSLFGRVVKGQKMGKKLGFPTANLDVGAFILPPRGVYAVRTKVLGEKVLGLANIGVRPTFTQDKVLTFEVHLLDFDKDIYGEDLEVTFLEYIRDERFFQNQDQLCQQIEKDIEGLKRKVSSC, via the coding sequence ATGCGTGTGATAGAGGGATTAAATAATTCTAAAGAGATTAAACAACCTTGTTTGGTGACCTTAGGTAATTTTGATGGAGTTCATCTAGGTCATCAACGCATTGTTCAGGAGTTGGTTAAGAGGGCTCGTCAATCAAAGGCTTCATCGGTTTTGGTCACGTTTAATCCTCATCCCAGAAAAGTCTTAGATCCTCATACGCCTCTTCAGATGATTACTTCTTTAGAAGAGAAAATTCGTTTGGTTGGAAAACTTGACGTTGATCAAATGGTCATTATTCCTTTTGATCTGGGCTTTTCCAGAATTAGTGCGGAATCATTTGTTCGAGATATTCTTTTTCCTTCCTTGAAATTTTTAGAACTAATTGTAGGTCGAAATTTCTCTTTTGGAAGAGGTCGCCAGGGGAATGTTGATCTTTTAAAACGGTTGAGTGTAGAATTAGGATACAAAATTGATTTTGTTGAGCCTGTTCAGGCTGGAGAAAAGGTCGTTTCGAGCAGTTTAATTCGTCAATTGATTCATCACGGAAATTTTAAGGAAATACCCAAGTTTTTGGGGAGGCCCTATTCTCTTTTTGGAAGAGTGGTCAAAGGCCAAAAAATGGGAAAAAAGCTTGGCTTTCCAACCGCCAATTTGGATGTGGGAGCGTTTATTCTACCTCCTCGTGGAGTCTATGCCGTTCGGACTAAGGTTTTAGGAGAGAAGGTCTTAGGCCTTGCAAATATTGGAGTTCGGCCGACCTTTACGCAAGATAAAGTTTTGACTTTTGAAGTTCATCTTTTAGATTTTGATAAGGATATTTATGGAGAGGATTTGGAAGTTACTTTTCTAGAATATATTCGAGATGAGCGGTTCTTTCAAAATCAAGATCAATTGTGTCAGCAAATTGAAAAAGATATTGAGGGATTGAAGAGAAAAGTTTCTTCATGCTAA
- the truB gene encoding tRNA pseudouridine(55) synthase TruB → MDGILVVDKPGGMTSHDVVLLVRRKFQEKKVGHTGILDPMATGVLILVLGKETKRANILIDQDKEYQGILRLGMETSTQDREGKVLSTRDPSGLKPDRVIEVLHSFKGEIEQIPPMVSSRRYQGQRLYELARKGIEVERLPKSVWIHDLKIDWIHLPFVSFRLTCSKGTYVRTLCHDVGNRLEVGGHLYALQRLKSGPFTMEQTVGWNELNQMSREDVRARLLNFDSMRKQGILSLGKRDIEENDFLDEPSWLR, encoded by the coding sequence GTGGATGGTATTTTAGTCGTCGATAAACCGGGTGGTATGACCTCTCATGACGTCGTTCTTCTAGTGAGGAGAAAATTCCAGGAGAAGAAGGTAGGACATACTGGAATCTTAGATCCCATGGCTACGGGTGTATTAATTTTAGTTTTAGGAAAAGAAACAAAAAGAGCCAACATTTTAATTGATCAAGACAAAGAGTATCAGGGGATTTTACGTTTAGGCATGGAAACAAGTACGCAAGACCGGGAGGGGAAAGTCCTTTCCACGCGAGATCCTTCAGGATTAAAACCCGACCGTGTGATTGAAGTTTTACATTCTTTTAAAGGTGAAATCGAGCAAATCCCGCCCATGGTTTCCTCAAGAAGATACCAAGGCCAGCGTCTTTATGAGCTTGCTCGCAAAGGGATTGAAGTGGAACGCCTGCCAAAATCGGTTTGGATTCATGATTTGAAGATTGATTGGATTCATCTCCCCTTTGTGTCCTTTCGTTTAACCTGTTCCAAGGGGACTTATGTGAGGACTTTGTGCCATGATGTTGGAAATAGATTAGAGGTGGGTGGCCATTTATATGCTCTTCAAAGATTAAAGTCAGGCCCTTTTACAATGGAACAAACCGTTGGATGGAATGAGCTTAATCAAATGAGTCGAGAGGATGTAAGGGCTCGTCTCTTAAATTTTGATTCAATGAGGAAACAAGGGATTTTATCTCTAGGAAAAAGGGATATTGAAGAAAATGATTTTCTCGATGAACCTTCTTGGTTGAGATAA
- a CDS encoding PIN domain-containing protein has product MAGKDIRIFLDSNVILSGLFSEKGAPRLILDLLSLGLPRFQGLTGRYNLIEIERNIKKKMLQVWTSYENFFLKLNFKIVPMPSLDEIKAFQGHIAEKDVPVLASAFRGKADFLVTGDRKDFQALKGKDYSFKIVSPSEFLGEVLHLLQD; this is encoded by the coding sequence ATGGCCGGAAAAGACATTAGAATTTTCTTGGATTCCAATGTTATTTTATCGGGTCTTTTCTCTGAAAAGGGTGCTCCACGACTGATTCTTGATCTATTGTCCTTGGGACTTCCCCGTTTTCAAGGTTTGACAGGTCGCTATAACTTGATAGAAATTGAAAGAAATATCAAAAAGAAAATGCTTCAGGTGTGGACTTCCTATGAGAATTTTTTTCTTAAACTAAATTTTAAGATTGTTCCGATGCCCTCTTTGGACGAGATAAAGGCTTTTCAAGGTCATATTGCCGAAAAAGATGTCCCCGTGCTGGCTTCTGCTTTCAGAGGGAAAGCAGATTTTCTGGTGACGGGAGATCGTAAGGATTTTCAAGCTCTTAAAGGGAAGGATTATTCATTCAAAATTGTATCCCCTTCAGAGTTTTTGGGAGAAGTCTTACATCTTCTTCAAGATTAA
- the pnp gene encoding polyribonucleotide nucleotidyltransferase produces the protein MIQKEETTIGNKKIIIESGKMAKQADGAVTVQLGETVVLVTAVASSSVREGTDFFPLTVDYRERLAAAGKFPGGYIKREGRQTEKEILTARLTDRPLRPLFPDGFLNEVQIMAQVLSADDDNDPDILSIIGASAALHLSDIPFSGPVGAVRVGLKKGHWIINPTYSELKESELDLVVAGTEKAILMVEGSAHEISESQMVEALQAGHAEIKKLVRLQNTLRKNGGKAKQEFSLFQVDPAVLEAMKKYLSGKIEGGLVVPEKGKREETLAHLYDEVKEVLTAQFPETPELMFKEAFAQIEKSKVRRMIVEKGIRNDGRNSKNIRPIACEVGLLPRTHGSALFTRGETQALAVATLGTPDDAQKMEGFEGETSKSFMLHYNFPPFSVGEVKPVRGPGRREIGHGALAERSLLAVLPPASDFPYTIRIISDVLESNGSSSMATVCGGTLSLMDAGVPITAPVAGVAMGLILEPDKSVVLTDILGSEDHLGDMDFKVAGTRKGITGFQMDLKIEGLEEPILKQALEEARIARFHVLEMMAKAISQPRGSISEHAPRIVAIKINPEKIGLLIGPGGKTIKKIIEETQTEINIEDDGTVSIASSKSERVKLAIEKIEGLTADVEIGKIYKGRVKNILDFGAFVEVLPGKEGLVHISQLADHRVQKVEDILKVGDTVMVKVTEIDERGRINLSRKAALAES, from the coding sequence ATGATACAAAAAGAAGAAACAACCATAGGAAATAAAAAGATTATCATTGAATCAGGGAAAATGGCAAAACAGGCTGATGGAGCTGTAACCGTCCAATTGGGGGAAACCGTCGTTTTGGTGACTGCAGTTGCGAGTTCTAGTGTGAGAGAAGGTACAGATTTTTTCCCACTCACGGTTGATTATCGAGAGAGATTGGCGGCAGCTGGAAAATTTCCAGGAGGCTATATTAAAAGAGAGGGGCGTCAGACTGAAAAAGAGATTTTGACCGCTCGTTTGACAGATCGTCCTTTAAGACCTCTTTTCCCGGATGGTTTTTTAAATGAGGTTCAGATCATGGCTCAGGTTTTGTCCGCAGATGATGACAATGATCCAGATATTTTGTCAATCATTGGGGCTTCCGCAGCGCTTCACCTTTCTGATATTCCTTTTTCAGGTCCGGTCGGGGCTGTTCGAGTGGGACTTAAAAAGGGTCATTGGATCATCAATCCCACTTATTCAGAACTTAAAGAAAGTGAATTGGATTTAGTGGTGGCTGGAACTGAAAAGGCTATTTTAATGGTTGAAGGATCTGCTCACGAGATTTCTGAAAGTCAGATGGTTGAGGCTCTTCAAGCGGGACATGCTGAAATTAAGAAGCTCGTTCGCTTACAGAATACTTTGAGAAAAAACGGGGGTAAGGCGAAACAAGAGTTCTCTCTTTTTCAAGTGGATCCAGCTGTATTAGAGGCTATGAAAAAATATTTGAGTGGGAAAATCGAAGGGGGATTGGTGGTCCCCGAAAAAGGGAAGAGAGAAGAGACCTTGGCTCATCTTTATGATGAAGTGAAAGAGGTCTTGACGGCTCAATTTCCTGAGACGCCAGAGCTGATGTTCAAAGAGGCCTTTGCTCAAATAGAGAAGTCCAAAGTTCGTCGCATGATTGTAGAAAAAGGAATTCGTAACGACGGAAGAAACTCCAAAAACATTCGCCCGATTGCCTGTGAAGTGGGCCTTCTTCCACGAACCCATGGTTCAGCTTTATTTACCCGAGGGGAAACTCAAGCGCTTGCAGTAGCAACACTAGGAACTCCAGACGATGCTCAGAAAATGGAGGGTTTTGAAGGAGAAACTTCAAAATCCTTTATGCTTCATTATAATTTTCCTCCCTTCAGTGTGGGTGAAGTGAAACCTGTTCGAGGTCCCGGCCGACGAGAGATTGGGCATGGAGCCTTGGCTGAGCGTTCTCTTTTGGCAGTGCTCCCTCCAGCATCTGATTTTCCTTACACCATTCGTATTATCTCCGATGTTTTAGAATCCAATGGCTCAAGCTCTATGGCAACGGTTTGCGGTGGAACACTTTCTTTGATGGATGCAGGAGTTCCCATTACAGCGCCGGTAGCGGGGGTTGCCATGGGACTTATTCTTGAACCTGATAAGTCTGTCGTTTTGACTGATATTCTGGGTTCAGAAGATCATTTGGGGGATATGGATTTTAAGGTGGCAGGAACTCGCAAAGGAATTACCGGATTTCAAATGGATTTAAAAATTGAAGGGCTTGAAGAACCTATTTTAAAGCAGGCCTTGGAAGAAGCTAGAATAGCTCGCTTTCATGTTTTAGAAATGATGGCAAAAGCAATCTCTCAGCCTCGAGGGAGTATTTCTGAACATGCTCCAAGGATTGTAGCGATTAAGATTAATCCTGAGAAGATTGGGCTTTTGATTGGTCCAGGTGGGAAGACCATCAAGAAGATTATTGAAGAGACCCAGACAGAGATTAATATTGAAGATGATGGAACGGTTTCCATTGCTTCTTCAAAGAGTGAGCGGGTAAAGCTTGCCATTGAAAAGATTGAAGGCTTGACGGCAGATGTTGAGATTGGAAAAATCTATAAAGGGCGTGTAAAAAATATTCTGGATTTTGGAGCCTTTGTGGAAGTTTTACCTGGCAAAGAAGGTTTGGTTCATATCTCTCAACTTGCCGATCATCGGGTGCAAAAGGTAGAGGATATTTTGAAGGTTGGCGATACCGTGATGGTAAAAGTGACCGAGATCGATGAGCGAGGCCGAATTAATCTGAGCCGAAAGGCTGCTCTGGCTGAATCTTGA
- a CDS encoding AbrB/MazE/SpoVT family DNA-binding domain-containing protein has product MLPAQSFVAEVKSRGQLTIPKKIRDQGYLEEGQVVSIIPLGDAFLVSPKMLELDEARRELRRLLKSSGRSLEELLEGLKETRETLYQERYGRKRH; this is encoded by the coding sequence ATGTTGCCGGCACAATCTTTTGTTGCTGAGGTGAAATCCAGAGGGCAGTTGACGATTCCCAAGAAGATTAGGGATCAGGGCTACTTGGAAGAAGGGCAAGTGGTTTCGATTATTCCCTTGGGAGATGCCTTTTTAGTGAGCCCTAAGATGTTGGAGTTAGACGAAGCTCGAAGAGAATTGAGACGATTGCTAAAATCTTCTGGACGAAGTCTTGAAGAATTATTAGAAGGTTTGAAAGAGACCCGAGAAACCCTCTATCAGGAACGGTATGGCCGGAAAAGACATTAA